A region of the Sminthopsis crassicaudata isolate SCR6 chromosome 6, ASM4859323v1, whole genome shotgun sequence genome:
CAAATGTCATTCCCGCCTTCACACAcccatgtatttttttcttcaacatttgGCTTTTGTTGATCTTTGTTACACCTCTGCGATCACTCCCAAGATGTTACTGAACTTCCTGGTATCCAACAAATCTATCTCTTTCTCAGGGTGTCTATTGCAATTGTTGGTTTATGCCACATTTGCCACAATTGAATGTTACCTACTTTCTGCTATGGTCATAGATCGTTATGTGGCCATCTGTAACCCATTGCACTATGCAGTGGTCGTGTCCCGGAGGACATGCATTCAGCTACTCACTGGATCCTATTTCATGGGATCCCTGAATGCTTCTGTACATACGGGTTTTGCCGTTTCGTTGACCTTCTGCAATTCTAACACCATCAATCACTTCTTCGGTGATGTGCCCCCAATCCTGGCCCTTTCCTGTTCTACTATTGATATCAATGTCATGTTGTTAATAGTCTTTGTGGGTTTTAATCTGTCAAGCACCTTGCTAGTTGTGTTTCTCTCCTATGTTTATATCCTGGCTGCCATCTTAAGGATGCCCTCTGCTGCAGGAAGACACAAAGCCTTCTCCACTTGTGCCTCTCACCTGACAGCCGTCATTATTTCCTATGGGACACTCTCTTACATGTATTTACAGCCCTCTTCCAATGAATCCCAGGAGAATGATAAAGTGGCCTCCGTGTTTTATGGTATCGTGATACCCATGTTGAACCCTCTGATCTACAGTCTTCAgaataaagaagtcaaagaggccATGAAAGTTCTATTAAATAGTTGCTTATGAGTCAAGACTTGTATCCAAAGCATTGGTTCAGAAATGCATCTGAACAAAGGACACCCATACTTCCCTTCTTTGGCAGTCACATGGGATAGCAGAGAGAATTTTAGGCATGGAATCAGGCACCAAttaagacatttactagctctgtgactcagaacaagtcacttagcttctcttagcctcagtttctccatttgtaaaaaaggtataataataccacctatctccaagggttgttgtaaggcccaaataagataatttatataaaacactttacaaactttaaatcACAATGTAAATGCTAGAtggttatttattattgttgtttttcattgaaatctcaaatgaaaattttaaaaagatatgtgGGGATATTAGAAATAGATattagaataaatataataatagacaTTAGAAAGCCTTTTAATATTGTCTAAAATATATACTAACTTCTccccaaatttaatttaatagtaaTGTAATAATCACAAACCAAGTTTCCCAAAAGTTGTACTGCAGTTTTAAGCTACAATAACTTTAACTCATTAAGCTATAAATAGCCTTAAAGTACACTAAGTCTTTGGGAACAGTCCATAGAATACTTAGTGCTAAAGATGCATAGTGCTCTCATCCTTATGAGGATGAGagtatttgcttgcattttaccaAAATACCTTCACATACATTATCTGAGTAGCTTGTCAGAAGAACCATCTTAAGTAGTAAtaatattatccccactttatagaaaACTCAGAGTTATTGTGTCATAAAATGGTAAATCTAGAAAAGATATTAGTGAACTTTTAGTTCAAACCATCCCCATCAGACCAAAAAACACATAGGATCAATACAGgcaatgatttgtccaaaattaTACAGCTAGTTACCCAGAAAAGATTGATAGGCAggccaaagaaaataaaatacactcTTATGATACCAACAGAATGGTTAAGAAgcctttataaatttaaaaaatatatataatatcccTATATCCAGGGTTCTCAACTAATTTTTTCACCAAGGACTTTTTTTGTAGGCTGGAGAAAGTTTTTAATACCTTTTCAGAATACAATTCTAGTATTTCATAATTGAATCAAATACATTTCAGATTAGTGAAGCTGAAGATGTAGGTTTTTCCCATCCAAGATTATATATCCTCTAATACTCTCCATAAGATGGTTTTgtgaccccaaaattaaaaatctctgtccaggaaagggacctgtatgtgcaagaatgtttgtggcagccctctttgtggtggctagaaaatggaaactacgtggatgcccatcaattggagaatggctgaataaattgtggtacgtGAATagcatggaatattattgttttgtaagaaatgaccagcaggatgatttcagaaaggcctggagagacttacatgaactgatgctgagtgaaatgagcaggagcagaagatcattatacacttcaacaccaatactgtatgatgatcaattctgatggacgtggccatcaaTCTcccacaatgagatgaaccaaatcagttccaatagagcagtaatgagctgaaccagctacacccagcgaaagaactctgggaggtgattatgaaccactacatagaattcccaatccctctatttttgtccacctgcattttggatttccttcacagattaatggtacgctatttcaaagtccaattctttttgttcagcaaaacaactgtttggtcatgtatagaaatattatatttaatttatattctaacatatttaacatgtattggtcgacctgccatcttgggggggggaggaggggaaaaattggaaaaaaaagttttgtcaaTTGTCAACAttataaaattactcatgcaaatatctggtaaataaaaactattattatttttaaaaaatctgtgtcCTTTGTTAACTTACAGTCTAAAGAGACAATTATTCCATACCCCTGAATTATTGTCTGACTGTGAAAGAACATCCAAAAAGTCACAGTGGAGTAGAAGAAAGCATCAGATTCAACCACTTGTCCCCCTGCAGTAGGATGAAGAGTAGGACAGGCTGCTATATAGGTACTTATTGAATTGACTTAAACTGAAGAGTTTAGCAGAAGCTAGAATTCTGTCTGCCAATGTGCAGGGCCTCCAATAAACTACATAATTCTAACATATGGGGCTTTCCACTCCAATCTAGAGCAAACAGATCCTAAGGCTTCTTTTCATTTGGACTTCCCGAGAGGTGAATAGCTTTATTCTGCGTATACATTGACAATATTAACAAACTGAGAGTGTCACTCAGAAATAAGAGAAGGAACTGTTTTGAGCCCTCTCCACTCATGTAAATCTAGTCAATGGCTTCAAAATAAGACATGCACTGATTGAAACGCTTTGTGATCTGTTCATTAAAATCAATTGCCTAAAGATGTCTAATTCTCTTCTCTGGGGGGAGGGCCAGCAGTAGCCTCCTGCCAAAAATCCCACAATTCTTGCTCTTGTAGTAAGCAAAGAAATGTCTTGGCTGCTTATTGCAAATGGTACTAACCAGAGACAGGGGCAAAATACCCCCATATGCCACCCCCTCCAATAAAAGCCACTGACTTTTAGTATTTCACTAAAAGAGTTGACTGGGCCAAGCACACTCCATTCCCCTTCCATTCCattttaggcaaaaaaaaaaaaaaaaattagaaaaggtgCAGAAATCGTGTTGGGCTTAGAGTCATgaagatttgaaatcaaattctAACAGCCattttcttaactgtgtgaccttgatctAATACTTTCACCTTTCTAAACTTCAGTTCCCTTTCTATCAAATAGGGATAAAATAATATAACCCCTCTCACGGggctgttgtaaggataaaaGAAAGGACATAGTTAATGTGTATCACAAACTTTTGAAGTGCTATATAACCACTGGATATTTGGGGGGAAGGACATGAAGGATAAAGTTCGGATTTAGAGAAGGCCCATAGAGGGATATAGTAGGTCACCAAGACCATGGGACATTAGCAACTTGGGTTGGGGACAGGACCAGAAGCAAACATAGGACATCTCCTGATACTGAAGATCTACTTCACAGATCTACTGATAGGGACCCAGAAAAGCAATCAGAGCAGGTCACAGAGGAGCTCACCTCTGTTTAAATCAAGTTGAGGAAGGAAATTTACCATCTGGTCATTTGCTATGTTATGTAATTATTCTTGTTCACTGGTTATTATATACAGCTATTTCTAGCTACCAAAGGAATTAAAGTACTATGGATTCCCTTTAAATTTTAGGTACCCTTGAGCCAAAGTCCTGCCCATTGTAATCATATGAGATAATTGCATCACAGATTGCAAATGATCCATAGTAACATTTACTTGTTCCCAGCTCAGCTACAACTTATCAATGACTCTACTTATATATCCACTGGAGAAAGGGGaagatcagagaaaaaaaagtccCTTAGCATGTGCTCCATTCTCTAAGTCCCAAGAATCAGTTGTCTTTGTGGAAAagccaaagagaaaaatgacaatatttcctTAGCTGTTaagatctaaaaataaaagtaacttGGAGCAATTAGAATAGGGTtcgcaggaaagaaaaaaaatgatagttgTTCCTTCTGAAGTCAGAGTCTCTTTAATTTCCAACATCCTAGGTAACATGTCCTGGAGGTGCCCAACTTCAACTCTTAAAGTctccatagattaaaaaaaaaaagcatatcaaAGAGCTCATTTAAGATCTAGATGCAGGGGATTCCCTCTATTGGAGATCTGAGCAACCCCAGACAGAAGATCTTAAAAGTCCTGATCTCAACTAGTATTTATGTGAATACTTTTAAGTGTTATTGAACTTATCTGTGAGGCAGGGTACACTGGCATTTGGTAACTACAGGAGAATCCACTAGAATGAAGTATGATGTGCAGAACAAGAGAGAGAATAGATCCATTGAACTCAGAGTCATGGAAGCTTATCTTTGGAAGGAAATAAGCAAATTATAATTGATGAACAATCCCCTCTATATTATATCAGAGAAATGGTCATAAAGTCTAGACTTGATGTTTTCAAGGAAGGATACACATCACCTCCTAAACCAACCCCCTCCAACCTAAAAGAGCTCAgatttataggatttttttttaacatcaaacAAAGTCCTAActctagttctgccctctgggtaTAAAGAgaacaacttttttaaaaaacctatttttgttttccccatcAAACATTCCTTCAAGCACTTTAGGTACTACTATATCTTAGGTCTGAAATGAAGATAACAAATTTTAGCATATGTCACAAGAATAATGAAAAGATCAAATGGGATCACATGTAGATGTATGAAGTGTTTCATCAACCACAAAATTGTTATTTCATCAATCATGCATAAAACATGCAACATGATGTCTGTTGAATACAAGGGGAATAAGAAGATCCCTTCTATCTCTGAGTGCTGATATTCTGTGATGATGTCCTAGATCAGGAAATTTTCATGTGATTTGTGTCAGTCACCTTAAGCATTCTGGTGGATTATGGATCCTTTCTTACAATGATTTTTAAAGCCATAAAATGcaatagaaattaaatatattggaataaagatatatattttcccaTGCAAGTTCAGAGACACTGGAAAATTTCTCTACCCAAAATAGAAACCTTGTTCTAGGAGTAGAGAAAACACCCGCACTGTCATTCTTGCACCACAAGAAGGTTGTGGAGGAAGATTCAAGTGGTAGAGAGCACACTGAAATTCATTCAATATTAAAACTATGCAGTGCAACTCAGTATTTCTTTGTTGATTCAGAAGGTACTTCAGGGCCTTGAGTTCAATGATTGCTGTTCTACAAATATATAGGTGTAAAAAGTGCTAGATAGCTTGTGTTCTTGGTGACCCAAGAAAATGTAGGTGCCTGTATGTAATTTAATCTCAGTGTTTGGGGAAGCTACAATGGGAATAAGAACATCCCTATTGGAGTTCTAGTATTCACTTCTGGGAGCAACATTTCAACATGGACAAACCCAAGTGGACTCTATTTGGAAGAGGGCAATGAAAATGATCAGGATCGTGCCATGAAAAGCAACTGTGGAAAATGGAGGTGGTTTATGGGGAGATTTTTTAGTTAAACGtgaaatccttttaaacatatttctgtatttgtcatgaaAGAAAGCTGTCTTTAAATTTTTGAAGAGTTGTATATAGAAGAGAAATTAGTTGTGTCCTTCTTGTTCCAAGGGGGTACAACTAGGAGCAATGAATTCATTGCAGGGAAGCATATTTAGACAAAATGAGCAAAGTTTTACTGACAATCAAATCTGTCCAAAAGCTGAATGGTCTGACTTGGAAGAAGACCTCTCATAGTCAGTCTCTaaacaaagatgaaatgattacttgaatcttcattcttttctctaaGTTCTCTCCACTCTAACCACTATGTTTTTTGACCCcattggcagctagatggcacaccACATCTAGAGATGGGAAgactgatcttcctgagttcaaatctggcttcagaccttaccttgtgatcctagacaagtcatttaatcctgtttacctcatttgtaaaatgaactggagaaggaatgcCACAGCACTCAATTATCTcagccaagaaacccccaaatgggatcattgaGAGTTGGATGacaaacaattgaacaacaaaaacccacctttccttctctgcctcattttccggGTCTTCATCTAGATCATGCTCTTTAACTGAAAGTGTCCTTTAGGGTCCTCTTCTACCTCTTCCTCACTTGGTAATCTCATTGGCTCTCATGGATTTAACTATTAGCtttatgctaatgattctcaaatctacctttcttGCTCTAATTTCTCCACTGACCACCAATTTTCATCCCCAATGGCCTTTCAGATATTTCAAATTCGATGTCCAGTAGGCATTTTAAACTCcgtatgtccaaaatagaacttaattctctttccccttaaaatctcctccctccattttccctattttttgtaGAGGGCAAAGGCATCACCCCCAGCCTCTTAGTTTCACAACCTAGAAGTTAGCTTGCAACCCTCACTATCTGTCCCCACCTTCGTGCCCACATCCAAGCTGTTGACAAGAACTGCCAATATCATCTTTGCAACTTCTTTCTAATgtgctctcttctctcttctgacagtATCACCCTTCTAGGTTCAGCCATTATCACCTCTCACCTTGATTATTACAATAATCTGCTGGTAGGTCTGCCTGATTTTAGTCTTTCCCCACTCTACTCCATTCAggcattaaagtgattttcctaaaacacaaatctgATTGtgtcaccacacacacacacacacacacacacacacacacacacacacacacacacacacaaacacaataaataaaagtatgaatGATTGAATTGCAATGACTTCTTATTGCCTCCAGGAGCAAATGCAAAATGTTCGGGTTGGCATTACACACCTATCCTATTCTAGCTGCCTACCTAGGTTGAGCAGGGGTTAGTTAGCGTGATTGCCTTAGACTTAGGAAGgcatctttctgaatttaaatcaggcctcagatacttgttagctgtgtCTGAGTAAGTCAGTAACCCtgtatttgcttcagtttcctcgtctgtaaaatgagttgtagaaggaaatggcaaaccactccaatatctttgccaggaaaaccccaaatgggattacaagaAGAGAGTCATggctgaaaaacaacaacaatctttccactcttcttacactttactccctACCATTGACCTTGG
Encoded here:
- the LOC141547210 gene encoding olfactory receptor 5AK2-like; translation: MTEKDNDELTEFILLGFAVRQELQYILFLVFLVIYVISLVGNVGMILLIKCHSRLHTPMYFFLQHLAFVDLCYTSAITPKMLLNFLVSNKSISFSGCLLQLLVYATFATIECYLLSAMVIDRYVAICNPLHYAVVVSRRTCIQLLTGSYFMGSLNASVHTGFAVSLTFCNSNTINHFFGDVPPILALSCSTIDINVMLLIVFVGFNLSSTLLVVFLSYVYILAAILRMPSAAGRHKAFSTCASHLTAVIISYGTLSYMYLQPSSNESQENDKVASVFYGIVIPMLNPLIYSLQNKEVKEAMKVLLNSCL